One genomic region from uncultured Cohaesibacter sp. encodes:
- a CDS encoding nitrate- and nitrite sensing domain-containing protein codes for MLSLFNNLSLSARIAVLALIPLLAVVGVGISDLLKERKKAAEAQSVADVVALAPVVSGLVHELQKERGTSAGFIGSKGAKFADSIGQRRSDTDQALKAFRASIPEATGRLDFSGFKGPFEKAISELDKLASVRANVDSFSINVPKMADYYTPLIAELLNMVESVALTSDDGRVVRHMVSYIAFLQAKERAGIERAMGATGFGAGQFAEPVYRKFVGLEAMQRSFMSIFDRFGHAQAKEAWRSMLKGEEQAVVDHMRAVANKAPFGGDVAEISGPQWFEASTRRIDQMKIIEDRIAEGIVSITTDIANAAKRDFWIIFALLTLLTSVVIGLSVILGRSITKPLYCLAENMTYLAQNDTDVRINGQERKDEIGSMARAVAIFRDNAVERLRLERAQQNERARERSRQRELETLVGNFKNVIDQTLKAVDGQADSMKGSARKLSSVANQASNEANMAERASEEASCNVQSIAGATDHMVSSVRDVAGRASNANQMVSKATEIATTTNQEVGSLAEAAERIGTVVGLIRDIADQTNLLALNATIEAARAGEMGKGFAVVAAEVKELASQTSKATEEIGSQISGVQQLTENAVQSIARISETVGEISMITESITSAVEEQEQSTQKIAGSIQKASSEVDAAKKNAQGASDVIGETAGEAGTVEQAADLLTNAAAQLGQEVESFLESVARDVEERRADLKAKMMQVTLVDADGHRATGKIMTLNEDGCRIETMAVWADGQAVDLEFADGERVEARIGGREEKVVSLQFIRGYALADWLKTA; via the coding sequence ATGCTATCGTTGTTCAATAATCTTTCGCTTTCCGCGCGCATCGCTGTTCTTGCTTTGATTCCTCTTCTTGCTGTTGTCGGGGTAGGTATTTCCGATTTGCTTAAAGAACGAAAAAAGGCGGCGGAAGCCCAATCAGTTGCCGATGTTGTGGCTCTGGCACCGGTTGTTTCTGGACTCGTACATGAGCTGCAGAAAGAGCGTGGCACTTCTGCTGGCTTTATCGGTTCGAAGGGCGCAAAGTTTGCAGATTCCATTGGTCAAAGACGGTCAGATACAGATCAGGCGCTCAAGGCTTTCCGGGCCAGTATTCCCGAGGCGACCGGACGTCTTGATTTCTCTGGCTTCAAGGGGCCGTTTGAAAAAGCCATCTCTGAGCTGGATAAACTGGCAAGCGTTCGGGCGAATGTGGATAGCTTTTCAATCAATGTTCCCAAAATGGCGGACTACTATACGCCCCTGATCGCAGAATTGCTGAATATGGTGGAAAGTGTCGCGTTGACCAGTGATGACGGGCGGGTGGTTCGTCATATGGTCTCTTATATCGCTTTTCTACAAGCCAAGGAACGGGCTGGGATTGAGCGCGCCATGGGCGCGACGGGGTTTGGTGCAGGGCAATTCGCTGAACCGGTCTATCGGAAATTTGTCGGCCTGGAAGCGATGCAACGCTCATTCATGTCCATATTTGATCGCTTCGGGCATGCGCAAGCCAAAGAGGCTTGGCGCTCCATGTTGAAGGGCGAAGAGCAGGCCGTTGTCGATCACATGAGAGCTGTCGCCAACAAGGCACCCTTTGGCGGGGATGTGGCCGAGATAAGCGGGCCGCAGTGGTTCGAGGCTAGTACGCGCCGCATCGATCAGATGAAAATTATCGAAGACCGCATTGCCGAAGGTATTGTTTCAATCACAACAGATATCGCCAATGCTGCGAAACGCGATTTTTGGATCATCTTTGCGCTTCTTACTCTCTTGACCTCTGTTGTGATCGGTTTGTCGGTCATTTTAGGTCGTTCAATCACAAAGCCGCTCTATTGTCTGGCTGAGAATATGACGTATTTGGCGCAAAATGACACGGATGTGCGTATCAATGGGCAGGAGAGAAAAGACGAGATTGGCAGTATGGCGCGGGCGGTTGCGATTTTCCGGGATAATGCTGTCGAGCGCTTGCGTCTGGAGCGGGCACAACAAAACGAGCGGGCGAGAGAGCGTAGTCGGCAGCGAGAGTTGGAAACGCTGGTGGGCAACTTCAAGAATGTAATCGATCAAACCCTCAAGGCCGTCGATGGACAGGCTGACTCGATGAAGGGCTCTGCTCGGAAACTATCCAGCGTGGCCAATCAAGCGTCCAACGAAGCCAACATGGCCGAGCGTGCCTCTGAAGAAGCCTCTTGCAATGTGCAATCCATCGCCGGGGCTACCGATCATATGGTGTCCAGCGTGCGTGATGTGGCTGGCCGCGCGTCGAATGCCAACCAGATGGTCAGCAAGGCAACGGAAATTGCAACGACTACCAATCAGGAGGTGGGGTCTTTGGCCGAAGCGGCCGAGCGCATTGGCACTGTCGTCGGTCTTATTCGCGATATTGCCGATCAGACCAACCTGTTGGCTTTGAATGCGACCATCGAGGCTGCGCGAGCTGGAGAGATGGGCAAGGGCTTTGCGGTGGTTGCCGCCGAAGTCAAGGAATTGGCCAGTCAGACCTCCAAGGCAACCGAAGAGATCGGAAGCCAGATCAGTGGTGTGCAGCAGTTGACCGAGAATGCAGTTCAATCAATTGCGCGGATCTCTGAAACCGTCGGTGAGATCAGCATGATTACGGAATCCATCACTTCCGCTGTGGAAGAGCAAGAGCAATCGACGCAGAAAATAGCTGGCTCTATTCAGAAGGCTTCATCAGAAGTGGACGCAGCCAAGAAGAATGCGCAAGGGGCCTCTGATGTGATCGGGGAAACTGCTGGCGAGGCGGGGACGGTTGAGCAAGCCGCAGATCTGTTGACCAATGCCGCAGCGCAATTGGGGCAGGAAGTTGAGAGCTTCCTTGAAAGTGTGGCGCGAGACGTTGAAGAAAGACGCGCGGATTTGAAGGCCAAGATGATGCAGGTCACC
- a CDS encoding LytTR family DNA-binding domain-containing protein, whose amino-acid sequence MQIRCLIVDDEKPARDELSYLLSRQSDIEILAQAPSAEEAIDLSLDLQPDLIFLDIQMAGKNGFDVIRNLVGRTDHPPIFVFVTAYDSYAVEAFEASAMDYILKPVSEQRLTTTLDRVRKMSGETQDPLKQKLETLLSEVARQNEASSKPAQTHTKISVLINGRIRLMDPDDIIYCECEDNRVFAHTFDGTLPVYGIASMDRMEEHLANTGFFRAHRSTLVNLDAISEFSPWFNGKYSLTMNDQKKSELTVSRSRVKDFKLRLGL is encoded by the coding sequence ATGCAGATCAGATGTTTAATCGTTGATGATGAGAAGCCTGCAAGAGATGAGTTGAGTTATTTACTCTCCCGTCAGAGTGATATCGAGATTCTTGCGCAAGCCCCCTCTGCCGAGGAAGCAATAGACCTCAGTCTGGATCTACAACCCGATCTGATCTTCCTCGATATTCAGATGGCGGGCAAAAATGGCTTTGATGTTATTCGCAATCTGGTTGGGCGCACCGATCATCCCCCGATTTTCGTCTTTGTAACAGCCTACGATTCCTATGCCGTCGAGGCCTTCGAAGCCAGCGCCATGGACTATATTCTCAAGCCGGTCTCCGAGCAGCGCCTCACCACAACGCTGGATCGGGTGCGCAAAATGTCTGGCGAAACGCAAGACCCTCTGAAACAGAAGCTTGAAACCTTGCTCTCTGAAGTGGCAAGGCAGAATGAAGCCTCCAGCAAGCCGGCACAAACCCACACGAAGATATCGGTGTTGATCAATGGCCGCATTCGGCTGATGGATCCGGATGACATCATCTATTGCGAGTGTGAGGATAACAGGGTTTTCGCTCACACCTTTGATGGCACCCTGCCCGTTTATGGCATCGCCAGCATGGATCGGATGGAAGAGCATCTGGCCAATACCGGCTTTTTCCGCGCCCACCGTTCCACATTGGTCAATCTGGATGCAATTTCGGAATTCAGTCCGTGGTTCAATGGCAAATACAGCCTGACCATGAATGACCAGAAGAAAAGCGAGCTGACGGTCAGCCGGTCTCGCGTCAAGGATTTCAAGCTGCGTCTCGGTCTGTAG
- a CDS encoding LytS/YhcK type 5TM receptor domain-containing protein: MSIVALMAFLLKQVALLVAGAFVLLTVSPVQEINFRQDSIFNRLFLILFFGFLGILGTYGGNEIFNSFANLRAMAVITAGLFGGPVVGLGAGLVAGGHRFLIDPWGFSALGCALATITEGFLAGWLQRHLKDRAMDWSVAFFLTIIGETMHMGMVLLLSRPFDDALALVRVIMLPMLIGNSLGTVLFVHILNSIKGLRERKASDHTQKIFEIANSTVSHLRSGLNGDSAQALARIILGKLPVAAVSVTNTNIVIGHAGEGSDHHLPGEPFVTKATFRVIKTGEPIFLKDAHLIGCSDPHCPFTSAIIVPLKKNDTIVGTLKFYGSAHLELNSVLFELAKGLTDLFSIQLELQDIQVKDRLLAHAEIRHLQAQINPHFLFNSLNTIASFCRTAPDRARDLILDLSLYMRKNLDSSRGFIRLSDELDQISSYLAIEKARFGERIQVELDIEEGCEEWPIPSLIIQPLVENAVKHGLKERAGVGIVGLKIFKSQNQLHITVYDDGVGIPDNILVSLLEKRQIESHHEGIGLRNSNLRLEHIYGPEHGMQISTTPNKGTHISFSIPNRQELLPKAS; encoded by the coding sequence ATGTCGATTGTCGCTCTGATGGCCTTCCTGCTCAAGCAGGTCGCCCTGCTCGTGGCCGGAGCTTTTGTCTTGCTCACGGTATCACCGGTACAGGAAATCAACTTTCGGCAGGATTCGATTTTCAATCGTCTGTTTCTGATTCTCTTCTTCGGCTTTCTGGGCATTCTGGGCACCTATGGCGGCAACGAGATTTTCAACTCATTTGCCAATCTGCGGGCCATGGCCGTCATCACGGCTGGCCTGTTTGGCGGCCCTGTTGTTGGCCTGGGTGCGGGCCTCGTGGCCGGTGGACATCGCTTTTTGATCGACCCTTGGGGCTTTTCCGCTTTGGGTTGCGCTCTGGCCACGATAACGGAAGGCTTTCTGGCGGGCTGGCTACAACGCCATCTCAAAGACAGGGCAATGGATTGGAGCGTGGCCTTCTTCCTGACCATCATCGGAGAAACCATGCATATGGGCATGGTGCTGTTGCTCTCCCGCCCCTTTGATGATGCACTGGCGCTTGTGCGCGTCATCATGCTGCCGATGCTGATCGGCAACTCTCTGGGCACCGTGCTATTCGTGCACATCCTCAACTCAATCAAGGGTCTGCGCGAACGCAAGGCGTCCGACCATACACAAAAGATTTTCGAAATCGCCAACAGCACCGTGTCGCACTTGCGCTCCGGCCTTAATGGCGATAGCGCGCAGGCGTTGGCGCGCATCATTCTGGGGAAACTGCCGGTGGCTGCGGTGTCCGTCACCAATACCAATATCGTCATCGGTCACGCGGGCGAAGGGTCTGACCATCACCTGCCCGGAGAGCCGTTTGTGACCAAAGCGACCTTCCGCGTCATCAAGACCGGAGAGCCCATTTTCCTCAAGGATGCACACCTGATTGGCTGCAGCGATCCTCATTGCCCCTTCACATCGGCCATCATAGTACCGCTCAAGAAGAATGACACGATCGTCGGCACCCTCAAATTCTACGGCTCGGCCCATCTTGAGCTCAATTCGGTGTTGTTCGAACTCGCCAAAGGGCTAACGGACCTCTTCTCCATTCAGCTTGAACTGCAGGATATTCAGGTCAAGGACCGCCTGCTTGCCCACGCAGAAATCCGCCATCTTCAGGCACAGATCAACCCGCATTTCCTGTTCAATTCGCTCAACACCATCGCGTCTTTCTGCCGCACGGCCCCAGACAGGGCCCGCGACCTAATTCTAGATCTCTCGCTCTATATGCGCAAGAATCTGGATTCCAGCCGCGGCTTCATTCGCCTGTCGGACGAACTGGACCAGATCAGTTCCTATCTGGCCATCGAAAAGGCGCGCTTTGGCGAACGCATTCAGGTCGAGCTCGATATAGAAGAAGGCTGCGAAGAATGGCCCATTCCCTCGCTAATCATCCAGCCGCTGGTGGAAAATGCCGTCAAGCACGGCCTCAAGGAACGCGCGGGCGTTGGTATAGTCGGCCTCAAGATATTCAAAAGCCAGAACCAGCTTCACATCACGGTCTATGATGACGGCGTTGGCATTCCGGACAATATCCTCGTCTCGCTTCTGGAAAAGCGCCAGATTGAATCGCACCATGAAGGGATTGGCCTGCGCAACTCCAATCTCCGCCTTGAGCATATCTATGGGCCAGAGCATGGCATGCAGATTTCAACCACCCCGAACAAGGGCACCCATATCAGCTTCTCGATTCCCAACAGGCAAGAGCTGCTCCCCAAGGCATCCTGA